Proteins from a genomic interval of Maniola jurtina chromosome 8, ilManJurt1.1, whole genome shotgun sequence:
- the LOC123867780 gene encoding G protein alpha q subunit isoform X3: MIVHVPSSRSGVPRLIGLPKGQGSAREDGLRPPPRENMECCMSEEAKEQKRINQEIERQLRKDKRDARRELKLLLLGTGESGKSTFIKQMRIIHGSGYSDEDKRGFIKLVYQNIFMAMQSMIRAMDLLKIQYGNPSNSEKAELISSIDYESVTTFESPYVEAIKALWADSGIQECYDRRREYQLTDSAKYYLQEIDRVAAPNYLPTEQDILRVRVPTTGIIEYPFDLEEIRFRMVDVGGQRSERRKWIHCFENVTSIIFLVALSEYDQILFESENENRMEESKALFKTIITYPWFQHSSVILFLNKKDLLEEKIMYSHLVDYFPEYDGPKCDPIPAREYILQKYLKENPDPERQCYSHFTTATDTENIKLVFCAVKDTIMQSALKEFNLA; this comes from the exons ATGATCGTTCACGTGCCATCGAGTCG GAGTGGTGTGCCTCGGTTGATAGGCCTGCCGAAGGGACAGGGATCCGCGCGAGAGGACGGTCTGCGGCCTCCGCCTCGAGAAAACATGGAGTGCTGCATGTCAGAAGAAGCCAAGGAACAAAAGAGAATCAACCAGGAAATAGAGCGGCAACTCCGAAAGGACAAACGCGATGCCAGGAGAGAGCTCAAGCTACTTCTGCTTG GCACTGGCGAGTCCGGCAAATCAACATTCATCAAGCAGATGAGAATCATCCACGGCTCCGGCTACAGCGACGAGGACAAGCGCGGGTTCATCAAACTCGTCTACCAGAACATCTTCATGGCGATGCAGAGCATGATACGTGCCATGGACCTACTCAAAATACAATATGGGAATCCGTCCAATTcg gaAAAGGCGGAGTTGATATCGTCAATCGACTACGAGAGCGTGACGACGTTCGAGAGCCCCTACGTGGAAGCGATCAAGGCGCTGTGGGCCGACTCCGGCATACAGGAGTGCTACGACCGCAGGCGAGAATACCAGCTCACCGACTCTGCCAAATA CTACTTACAGGAGATCGACCGCGTCGCGGCACCAAATTACTTACCAACTGAACAGGACATTCTGCGTGTGAGAGTGCCCACAACGGGTATCATTGAGTACCCCTTTGACTTGGAAGAGATAAGATTTAG GATGGTGGACGTAGGGGGCCAGAGGTCGGAAAGAAGGAAGTGGATTCACTGTTTTGAAAACGTCACATCTATCATATTCTTAGTAGCTCTTAGTGAATATGATCAAATTTTATTCGAGTCTGAAAATGAG AACCGAATGGAAGAATCAAAAGCGTTGTTTAAGACGATCATCACGTATCCATGGTTCCAACACTCGTCGGTCATTCTGTTTTTGAACAAAAAGGATTTACTGGAAGAGAAGATCATGTACTCGCATCTTGTAGACTACTTCCCGGAATACGATG GTCCAAAATGCGATCCAATACCTGCCCGGGAATACATTCTTCAGAAGTATTTAAAAGAAAACCCTGATCCTGAAAGACAGTGTTATTCACATTTCACTACAGCCACAG
- the LOC123867780 gene encoding G protein alpha q subunit isoform X1 gives MIVHVPSSRSGVPRLIGLPKGQGSAREDGLRPPPRENMECCMSEEAKEQKRINQEIERQLRKDKRDARRELKLLLLGTGESGKSTFIKQMRIIHGSGYSDEDKRGFIKLVYQNIFMAMQSMIRAMDLLKIQYGNPSNSEKAELISSIDYESVTTFESPYVEAIKALWADSGIQECYDRRREYQLTDSAKYYLSDLARIEAADYLPTEQDILRARQPTTGILEYPFDLDGIIFRMVDVGGQRSERRKWIHCFENVTSIIFLVALSEYDQILFESENENRMEESKALFKTIITYPWFQHSSVILFLNKKDLLEEKIMYSHLVDYFPEYDGPKCDPIPAREYILQKYLKENPDPERQCYSHFTTATDTENIKLVFCAVKDTIMQSALKEFNLA, from the exons ATGATCGTTCACGTGCCATCGAGTCG GAGTGGTGTGCCTCGGTTGATAGGCCTGCCGAAGGGACAGGGATCCGCGCGAGAGGACGGTCTGCGGCCTCCGCCTCGAGAAAACATGGAGTGCTGCATGTCAGAAGAAGCCAAGGAACAAAAGAGAATCAACCAGGAAATAGAGCGGCAACTCCGAAAGGACAAACGCGATGCCAGGAGAGAGCTCAAGCTACTTCTGCTTG GCACTGGCGAGTCCGGCAAATCAACATTCATCAAGCAGATGAGAATCATCCACGGCTCCGGCTACAGCGACGAGGACAAGCGCGGGTTCATCAAACTCGTCTACCAGAACATCTTCATGGCGATGCAGAGCATGATACGTGCCATGGACCTACTCAAAATACAATATGGGAATCCGTCCAATTcg gaAAAGGCGGAGTTGATATCGTCAATCGACTACGAGAGCGTGACGACGTTCGAGAGCCCCTACGTGGAAGCGATCAAGGCGCTGTGGGCCGACTCCGGCATACAGGAGTGCTACGACCGCAGGCGAGAATACCAGCTCACCGACTCTGCCAAATA TTATCTAAGCGATTTGGCTAGAATTGAGGCTGCCGACTATCTACCTACTGAGCAGGATATTCTTCGAGCTCGACAGCCCACTACTGGTATTCTTGAGTATCCTTTCGACCTTGACGGCATAATTTTTAG GATGGTGGACGTAGGGGGCCAGAGGTCGGAAAGAAGGAAGTGGATTCACTGTTTTGAAAACGTCACATCTATCATATTCTTAGTAGCTCTTAGTGAATATGATCAAATTTTATTCGAGTCTGAAAATGAG AACCGAATGGAAGAATCAAAAGCGTTGTTTAAGACGATCATCACGTATCCATGGTTCCAACACTCGTCGGTCATTCTGTTTTTGAACAAAAAGGATTTACTGGAAGAGAAGATCATGTACTCGCATCTTGTAGACTACTTCCCGGAATACGATG GTCCAAAATGCGATCCAATACCTGCCCGGGAATACATTCTTCAGAAGTATTTAAAAGAAAACCCTGATCCTGAAAGACAGTGTTATTCACATTTCACTACAGCCACAG
- the LOC123867780 gene encoding G protein alpha q subunit isoform X5, giving the protein MIVHVPSSRSGVPRLIGLPKGQGSAREDGLRPPPRENMECCMSEEAKEQKRINQEIERQLRKDKRDARRELKLLLLGTGESGKSTFIKQMRIIHGSGYSDEDKRGFIKLVYQNIFMAMQSMIRAMDLLKIQYGNPSNSEKAELISSIDYESVTTFESPYVEAIKALWADSGIQECYDRRREYQLTDSAKYYLSDLARIEAADYLPTEQDILRARQPTTGILEYPFDLDGIIFRMVDVGGQRSERRKWIHCFENVTSIIFLVALSEYDQILFESENENRMEESKALFKTIITYPWFQHSSVILFLNKKDLLEEKIMYSHLVDYFPEYDGPKCDPIPAREYILQKYLKENPDPERQCYSHFTTATALEI; this is encoded by the exons ATGATCGTTCACGTGCCATCGAGTCG GAGTGGTGTGCCTCGGTTGATAGGCCTGCCGAAGGGACAGGGATCCGCGCGAGAGGACGGTCTGCGGCCTCCGCCTCGAGAAAACATGGAGTGCTGCATGTCAGAAGAAGCCAAGGAACAAAAGAGAATCAACCAGGAAATAGAGCGGCAACTCCGAAAGGACAAACGCGATGCCAGGAGAGAGCTCAAGCTACTTCTGCTTG GCACTGGCGAGTCCGGCAAATCAACATTCATCAAGCAGATGAGAATCATCCACGGCTCCGGCTACAGCGACGAGGACAAGCGCGGGTTCATCAAACTCGTCTACCAGAACATCTTCATGGCGATGCAGAGCATGATACGTGCCATGGACCTACTCAAAATACAATATGGGAATCCGTCCAATTcg gaAAAGGCGGAGTTGATATCGTCAATCGACTACGAGAGCGTGACGACGTTCGAGAGCCCCTACGTGGAAGCGATCAAGGCGCTGTGGGCCGACTCCGGCATACAGGAGTGCTACGACCGCAGGCGAGAATACCAGCTCACCGACTCTGCCAAATA TTATCTAAGCGATTTGGCTAGAATTGAGGCTGCCGACTATCTACCTACTGAGCAGGATATTCTTCGAGCTCGACAGCCCACTACTGGTATTCTTGAGTATCCTTTCGACCTTGACGGCATAATTTTTAG GATGGTGGACGTAGGGGGCCAGAGGTCGGAAAGAAGGAAGTGGATTCACTGTTTTGAAAACGTCACATCTATCATATTCTTAGTAGCTCTTAGTGAATATGATCAAATTTTATTCGAGTCTGAAAATGAG AACCGAATGGAAGAATCAAAAGCGTTGTTTAAGACGATCATCACGTATCCATGGTTCCAACACTCGTCGGTCATTCTGTTTTTGAACAAAAAGGATTTACTGGAAGAGAAGATCATGTACTCGCATCTTGTAGACTACTTCCCGGAATACGATG GTCCAAAATGCGATCCAATACCTGCCCGGGAATACATTCTTCAGAAGTATTTAAAAGAAAACCCTGATCCTGAAAGACAGTGTTATTCACATTTCACTACAGCCACAG
- the LOC123867780 gene encoding G protein alpha q subunit isoform X6, with translation MECCMSEEAKEQKRINQEIERQLRKDKRDARRELKLLLLGTGESGKSTFIKQMRIIHGSGYSDEDKRGFIKLVYQNIFMAMQSMIRAMDLLKIQYGNPSNSEKAELISSIDYESVTTFESPYVEAIKALWADSGIQECYDRRREYQLTDSAKYYLSDLARIEAADYLPTEQDILRARQPTTGILEYPFDLDGIIFRMVDVGGQRSERRKWIHCFENVTSIIFLVALSEYDQILFESENENRMEESKALFKTIITYPWFQHSSVILFLNKKDLLEEKIMYSHLVDYFPEYDGPKCDPIPAREYILQKYLKENPDPERQCYSHFTTATDTENIKLVFCAVKDTIMQSALKEFNLA, from the exons ATGGAGTGCTGCATGTCAGAAGAAGCCAAGGAACAAAAGAGAATCAACCAGGAAATAGAGCGGCAACTCCGAAAGGACAAACGCGATGCCAGGAGAGAGCTCAAGCTACTTCTGCTTG GCACTGGCGAGTCCGGCAAATCAACATTCATCAAGCAGATGAGAATCATCCACGGCTCCGGCTACAGCGACGAGGACAAGCGCGGGTTCATCAAACTCGTCTACCAGAACATCTTCATGGCGATGCAGAGCATGATACGTGCCATGGACCTACTCAAAATACAATATGGGAATCCGTCCAATTcg gaAAAGGCGGAGTTGATATCGTCAATCGACTACGAGAGCGTGACGACGTTCGAGAGCCCCTACGTGGAAGCGATCAAGGCGCTGTGGGCCGACTCCGGCATACAGGAGTGCTACGACCGCAGGCGAGAATACCAGCTCACCGACTCTGCCAAATA TTATCTAAGCGATTTGGCTAGAATTGAGGCTGCCGACTATCTACCTACTGAGCAGGATATTCTTCGAGCTCGACAGCCCACTACTGGTATTCTTGAGTATCCTTTCGACCTTGACGGCATAATTTTTAG GATGGTGGACGTAGGGGGCCAGAGGTCGGAAAGAAGGAAGTGGATTCACTGTTTTGAAAACGTCACATCTATCATATTCTTAGTAGCTCTTAGTGAATATGATCAAATTTTATTCGAGTCTGAAAATGAG AACCGAATGGAAGAATCAAAAGCGTTGTTTAAGACGATCATCACGTATCCATGGTTCCAACACTCGTCGGTCATTCTGTTTTTGAACAAAAAGGATTTACTGGAAGAGAAGATCATGTACTCGCATCTTGTAGACTACTTCCCGGAATACGATG GTCCAAAATGCGATCCAATACCTGCCCGGGAATACATTCTTCAGAAGTATTTAAAAGAAAACCCTGATCCTGAAAGACAGTGTTATTCACATTTCACTACAGCCACAG